The segment AAAATCGAAGGTTTGTACCGCGAATTCATCCATGTGTTTGCTTCGCGCGGCGGGATGGTCGACGCCCACTTCGGCCAGCACCTGCAAGGCCATCGGATGTGGGCTCTTGGGCGCCGTGCCCGCTGAGAAGGCCACGAAGCGGTCGCCCAAGTCGTGGTTCACCAGCGCCTCGGCCATTTGCGACCGGCAGCGGTTCGAAGTGCAAAGAAACAAGACGCGCTTTTTCATCGTTCGTTTCTTTCCTCGGCGGTTTGTTGCCTTTCGGCTTTATAACCCGAGTGCGATGGTTTCCAAACCTTTCTTTCGCGGCCTGCCTCCTCCAATCCGGGCGCATAGGCCGCCATGCCGTCTGCCATGCTCAATAAGAGGAAGCGTTTGCGTTATCACTCTTCTCAATTCCCGCGAAAAAGCGCCTTCGATCACGTGCCGACGCTCGTCCCTTGACACACTCTCCAAGCGACACCACCTTGCTAAGGGTGGGAAAACACCGAGGTTTGTAAACATGTCGTTCTTGAAATGGGCTTTGATCCTCGGCGGTGTCGTCGCGGCATTTTGGCTGATCGATCGCTTGCTGTTGTACTGCGAAGCGAGGGGATGGCTCTACTATCGAAAAAAGACACCGGCTCCCGGCGCCGTCGGCAGCGCCCTAATGGAACTGCATTCCATCCTCGAGCCGGAAAAAACACACATGGCCGAGCAACTGCGCGAAGAACACGCCGAAGTCAATGAAAACGGCGAGCCTATCATTCCGGAGAAAGGCGATCGGATGGACGAGCCGAAAGATCTACCTAGTTTTCCCGATTCATAAAAACCCATTTACCAAGTGACAACCTGATTCCGACCTCCTCGATATGATCGCTGCGTCGTATCCGACCTTTGATGGCTTTTGTTTTTTTAGTGACAATCCTTATTTCAAGGTAGAATCAATCGAACTGTCCAGGAGATGGGATGAGGTTTGTCGTCTGTTTCGCAGCCTTGATCGCCGTGATGATCGCTTTCGCCTCGATCGGATGCGGCTCCGGCGACCGCGACGAACAGCGCGGTTACGTCGCTGCCGACGACGATGTGGACGACGATGATAATGACGACAACGACGACGATGATAACGACGACAATAACGATAACGATAACAATAACAACGACGACGACACGGTATTTGAGCATCCCGACCCACCCATCAAGTCGCCTTTGAACGGCGTGCGCTATTTCACAGAGGAGTTGCTCCTGGTCATTGACGAAGATTATCGCGAGGCCGGCGCCGATCTGTTCCTCGACGGCGACGCGATTCCATGGGCCGTCATGCAATGGCTCAACGTGGAAAACGGCGGGCACGCCGTCGAGTTGAAGGTCGCAGGTGAGGTCGTTTTTCGTTCCGACTTTGAAAAGCACGCCGACCTTATGACGCGCTACTCATCCAATAACGTAGAAGTCTTTCCGACGACGATCACGCTACCCGATGCCGCCGGCGCGTCGACACCGCTTCGCATCCGCCTGGAAAACATCGACGATGAAATCTCATCCATGGTGGGCCTGCGGACGCCGGATCAGCCCGACTTTCGCAGCGCCGAAAGCCTCCAAGCGTGGCTTCAATGCGCCACCAACGGGATGACAAGACGGCAAATGGCGCTTTTCCTCATGGAATTCGTCGCGCAGAATCTCTTCTTCGCCGCGCCGCCGTACGACTCCGTCCACACGAATCACAATCACGCCGTCCCGGATATTTTTCACACCTACGGATATTGCTGGTGCGAAAATCACTCGAAGGTTTTCTTGACTCTGGCCGGCATGCTCGGGTGGGAGCAATGCGAAACGAGAATCGATTGGCCCAGCGGGCACGTCGGCGCGAGCCTTCGATACGACGGCGGATGGCATCACTTCGATCCAACCAATAATGCGATGTATTGGAACGACGACGGCCGCATCCTGTCTTTCGAGGAAATCGAAGGTGCTGCGGCCGATATTCTACCCCACTACATCGACCAGCTCGGGTACTCCCGCGGCGGCGGCTATTTACAGTTCGTCGCTTCCTTGTACGACAGCGTCGAGGACAACGTTACGTCGGATTACGAGCCGATTATCGGCGACGCCAGGGGCTTCGCGTTGGAGCCCGGCGACGTGATCGATCTTTTCCCCTACGGTTTTGGCGTTTTCGCGTGCGTCGATTGTGCTTGGGACCCGAGTACCGAAAGCACCGGCGTTTTACGACGAGTCCTGGCCGATGTGGAACCGGGAACGGCGACCGAGATCGTCGAGACTTATCCGCTTCTCGGCCTTATCGCCAAAATCGAGGCGACGGGCGCCGGTACGTTGAAGGTGAACCTACAACTGACGGGCGACGATGGCGAGCAAAGCCATCAATTGACCTTCGGAGTCTCCGGCGGATCAAAGATCGATTTCAGCGAGTTTTTCGATGAACGCGCATTAGGCGAGATAAACAGCGTCCGTTTCGAG is part of the Candidatus Lernaella stagnicola genome and harbors:
- a CDS encoding arsenate reductase ArsC, producing the protein MKKRVLFLCTSNRCRSQMAEALVNHDLGDRFVAFSAGTAPKSPHPMALQVLAEVGVDHPAARSKHMDEFAVQTFDFVITLCDRANETCPVFFGGVRRVHLGFDDPDEAEGSEEEKLAVFRRVRDEIREKVEQYLTQDPSSRMT